The genomic DNA TAAAAGGCGTACCTGCCCGGCATTTAAGCCCCGGAAGGTATTCAATAAACCTTATGGGCCGAAGCAATCAAATTTTCAGGCAGTTTAAGGCCCAGTTTTTTTGCAATACGGCTATTAAGGGTCAGCTTTAACTTTCTCGGTCTATAAGGAGTTACCTTCATAACCTTTTTGCCGTCAAGAATTTTTTGTGCAATTTCCCCTGCCTGGCGCCCCACATCTTCACTGTCAAAAGAAAAGGCCATAAGCGCGCCGTTTTTAACATATTTTTCGGAAATACCAATAAGGGGTATGCTGTTTTGAAGTGAAAAAAGAAGCATGTATTCTGCCGATTCTCTCGTTATGGCTGTCGTATCGGGAATCATCCAGAGTGCGTCTACATTTCCCTTCATCTCTGAAATAGCGTTAATCGTTTCAGATTTTGCATTTATACTGACGGCAATAAGGGTGATTCCAAGCGCTCTGGCGGCAATCCTGCCCTCTTCAATAAGATTGCTTGTTTTTGACGGGTCATAAACGACACCTATTCTCTTTGTATGAGGGGCTGCTTCCAGAAGAGCGGCAAACTGAACATCAGGGGGGATATTCATACTGATACCGGTCATATTTGCCGGCAGCTTACCGGCAGGGTGACCGATAATTTCATGAGGATTCAAAACAAAGGTAAAAATAACAGGTATGTCTTTTACGCTGTTTTTTACAAGATTTAAAGCGTCGCTGCCAAGTGTAAAGACAAGGTGCATCTTGTCATCATTAAGGTACATCACTACTCTGGCCGCTTTTTCATCATCATAATCAAGCACGTACTCATTGACTTCAGCATTTACACTCGATTTAAAGCCATTAACAGCATCCTGGTATGGCCTGATGTCAACACTCTTAACGGCAGCCACGTCCTCCCCATGAAGGGGGGCAACATATAACAATAGCAGCATAATCGAGACAATTATCTTCATCGCACTTCTGCAGTTAAAATGTCTGCTAATAAAATCAATCATCGATTTAATTATTATAATCTAATCCGGTTTATCGGTTTTAATCCTTAAGGGGCGCAATTCCCCAAAGCATGCTGCGATATAAAATTAATGACTCCAATTTATATCGTGTCTGTTTGCTGCGGGGTGGCTGGTTTATATACTATTAAGAAATGAAGGTTTCTACAATCCTTTATTTTAAAAATTACAGAGGCCTCCGGCCTAAAAATGCCTTCTTTCTCCGGGAGAGTCCTTTAGTGGCGAAAGGTCATCATATGCCCTGTTGAATAGATTGCGAGCAACCGGACGCCCATATTTTTCCTTATATCACTTTTCCATTCTGCTCCCCAAAAGGGAAAAGGTTCCTTAAGGCTTTAGCCAAATTGACCTTCTTCTCTTCCTGCTCTGCAGCAACAAAATAATCAGCGGACAAAGCACTAAAGGGGTTTAATAATTCCGGTGAGTGTATTTGACTTTCTTTATGAGTTTCTGCTGCAAACAGAAAGGAAGGGAATAATAAGCAAACAATTGAGAGAGAAATGAAAATATGACAGAGGGTGCAATTTATTTTTGACATAAGCATGATTCCTACTATACTAATTAAACCATTGCATCATTCTACATTTAAAAAATCTTTGTGTAAAGCCTATCTTTTCCGTTTAAAGACAAATACTCCTTACGGTTCAAAGGTGTAAGTCATGGTA from Deltaproteobacteria bacterium includes the following:
- a CDS encoding ABC transporter substrate-binding protein, which gives rise to MKIIVSIMLLLLYVAPLHGEDVAAVKSVDIRPYQDAVNGFKSSVNAEVNEYVLDYDDEKAARVVMYLNDDKMHLVFTLGSDALNLVKNSVKDIPVIFTFVLNPHEIIGHPAGKLPANMTGISMNIPPDVQFAALLEAAPHTKRIGVVYDPSKTSNLIEEGRIAARALGITLIAVSINAKSETINAISEMKGNVDALWMIPDTTAITRESAEYMLLFSLQNSIPLIGISEKYVKNGALMAFSFDSEDVGRQAGEIAQKILDGKKVMKVTPYRPRKLKLTLNSRIAKKLGLKLPENLIASAHKVY